From a single Brassica napus cultivar Da-Ae chromosome C9, Da-Ae, whole genome shotgun sequence genomic region:
- the LOC106374422 gene encoding putative RING-H2 finger protein ATL49, translating to MTFSQENMSLISPSSSPQVIPQKPNTSFDLASKVSPDILLIIIILSIIFFISGLIHILVKFLLMPSTQNREDYFDNSSATALQGQLHQLFHLHDYGVDQSLIDTLPVFHYKSITGLKISPFDCPVCLCEFEADDKLRLLPKCSHAFHVDCIDTWLLSHSTCPLCRSNLLLSDFSPHHSPYLLVLESASGRDMVPVPEANDLGTTHFGSGRTPCDPDGELDGVHGNVVPLEVKLGKFRNMDHVGEGSNNKNSISGNSNLDVRRCFSMGSFEYIMDQEATLKVHVTTKKQSDKDIRLSGRRAVMSECGFDTRVKGIGKSVVERESFSLSKIWLRGKKEKQKVTSVRDQECSSLSSFSIQFPNQSNPPEMKSGIDEENQKSENSESLETKTPSFARRTMLWLAGRQNKVVHPSTSHV from the coding sequence ATGACATTTTCTCAGGAAAACATGAGCTTGATATCCCCTTCATCATCACCACAAGTTATACCTCAGAAACCAAACACAAGCTTCGACTTAGCCAGCAAAGTCAGCCCAGACATCCTCCTAATAATCATAATCCtctccatcatcttcttcatctccggTCTCATCCACATCCTCGTCAAGTTCCTCCTCATGCCATCAACCCAAAACAGAGAAGATTACTTTGACAACAGCAGCGCCACAGCTCTTCAAGGCCAGCTTCACCAACTTTTCCACCTCCACGATTACGGCGTTGACCAGTCTTTAATCGACACGTTACCTGTTTTTCATTACAAATCCATCACCGGCCTCAAGATCTCACCTTTCGATTGTCCCGTTTGTCTCTGCGAGTTCGAAGCAGATGACAAACTCAGACTCTTGCCTAAATGCAGCCACGCCTTTCACGTTGACTGTATAGACACGTGGCTTCTCTCTCACTCTACTTGTCCACTTTGCAGATCCAATCTCCTTCTCTCTGATTTCTCACCACATCATAGTCCATATCTCCTTGTTCTTGAGTCCGCGAGTGGTAGAGACATGGTTCCTGTTCCTGAGGCTAATGATCTTGGGACGACCCATTTCGGGTCGGGTCGTACACCATGCGACCCGGATGGTGAATTGGATGGTGTACATGGAAATGTTGTTCCTTTAGAAGTTAAGCTAGGGAAGTTTAGGAACATGGATCATGTTGGTGAAGGAAGTAACAATAAGAATAGTATTAGTGGTAATAGCAATTTAGATGTAAGGAGGTGTTTTTCAATGGGATCATTTGAGTATATTATGGACCAAGAAGCTACACTTAAGGTCCACGTTACGACCAAGAAACAATCCGACAAAGACATTCGCTTGTCTGGCCGTAGAGCAGTTATGTCGGAATGCGGTTTTGATACTAGGGTTAAGGGAATTGGGAAAAGTGTTGTGGAAAGAGAGAGCTTTTCTTTGTCGAAAATTTGGCTAAGGGGGAAAAAGGAGAAGCAAAAGGTTACTAGTGTTAGAGATCAAGAATGTTCTTCACTGTCTTCCTTTTCAATCCAATTTCCAAACCAAAGCAATCCTCCAGAGATGAAGAGTGGGATCGATGAAGAGAATCAAAAGAGCGAAAATTCGGAATCTTTGGAGACGAAAACGCCATCTTTTGCTAGGAGGACCATGCTTTGGCTTGCAGGGAGACAAAACAAGGTTGTTCATCCTTCAACATCCCATGTCTAG